The proteins below come from a single Zea mays cultivar B73 chromosome 8, Zm-B73-REFERENCE-NAM-5.0, whole genome shotgun sequence genomic window:
- the LOC100277571 gene encoding uncharacterized protein isoform X2, which produces MERHAQKQAPLVLALSCLLLLAPALVSAVPTPRSLRLGGQQQHPPALKLTSSQRLIDSAICCCCCNPDERWVTLC; this is translated from the exons ATGGAGCGCCACGCCCAGAAGCAGGCGCCGCTAGTCCTCGCGCTGTcctgcctcctcctcctcgcCCCCGCCCTCGTCTCCGCCGTCCCCACTCCAA GAAGCCTGCGCCTGGGGGGCCAGCAGCAGCACCCGCCGGCTCTGAAGCTCACTTCTTCTCAG AGGTTAATTGATTCAGcgatctgctgctgctgctgtaatCCTGACGAGAGGTGGGTGACTTTGTGTTAA
- the LOC100277571 gene encoding uncharacterized protein LOC100277571 precursor, whose translation MERHAQKQAPLVLALSCLLLLAPALVSAVPTPRSLRLGGQQQHPPALKLTSSQQEAAIAAAMNMGRPTARVAVEVNDYQPSGPNNRHDPPKGP comes from the exons ATGGAGCGCCACGCCCAGAAGCAGGCGCCGCTAGTCCTCGCGCTGTcctgcctcctcctcctcgcCCCCGCCCTCGTCTCCGCCGTCCCCACTCCAA GAAGCCTGCGCCTGGGGGGCCAGCAGCAGCACCCGCCGGCTCTGAAGCTCACTTCTTCTCAG CAGGAGGCGGCGATCGCGGCGGCGATGAACATGGGCAGGCCGACGGCGAGGGTGGCCGTGGAGGTGAACGACTACCAACCGTCCGGCCCCAACAACCGCCACGACCCACCCAAGGGCCCCTGA
- the LOC100277571 gene encoding uncharacterized protein isoform X1: MERHAQKQAPLVLALSCLLLLAPALVSAVPTPRSLRLGGQQQHPPALKLTSSQEAAIAAAMNMGRPTARVAVEVNDYQPSGPNNRHDPPKGP; the protein is encoded by the exons ATGGAGCGCCACGCCCAGAAGCAGGCGCCGCTAGTCCTCGCGCTGTcctgcctcctcctcctcgcCCCCGCCCTCGTCTCCGCCGTCCCCACTCCAA GAAGCCTGCGCCTGGGGGGCCAGCAGCAGCACCCGCCGGCTCTGAAGCTCACTTCTTCTCAG GAGGCGGCGATCGCGGCGGCGATGAACATGGGCAGGCCGACGGCGAGGGTGGCCGTGGAGGTGAACGACTACCAACCGTCCGGCCCCAACAACCGCCACGACCCACCCAAGGGCCCCTGA